From the genome of Streptomyces sp. V2I9:
ATCGGGGGCTGCCCGGGGTGGCCGGGGTGGCCGGGGTGCTGGGCCTGGTACGGCCGGCCCACGTGCCCGATGCCGGGTCCGTGGGGCGGCGGCAGCGGGGCCCCCACTGCGTGCTGCATCCGGTGCCACTCCGTCTCGTAACCGCAACTGACGCTGATGGGAGGGCTACCGTACCCTCCCGGGCCGTCTCAGGGTGAACGGCCCGGGAGGGCGTGGAGTTGCCCCGTGGGCGCGGGGACTGTCAGCCCGTCAGCTCGTCGGCCAGGGCCCGCAGGGCGAGGCGGTAGGAGCCGATGCCGAATCCGGCGACCGTGCCCGTGGCCACCGCGGCGACCACGGAGGTGTGCCGGAACTCCTCACGGGTGTACGGGTTGGAGATGTGCACCTCGATCAGCGGGGCGGTGCGCTGGGCGGCCGCGTCCCGCATGCCGTACGAGTAGTGCGTGAAGGCGCCCGGATTGAGAACGACCGGAATCGAGCCGTCCGCCGCCTCGTGGAGCCAGCGGATCAGCTCGCCCTCGTCGTTGGTCTCCCGTACCTCGACGTCGAAGCCCAGCTCCTTGCCGAGCACCGTGCAGGTCTCGACGAGCCCGGCGTACGAGGTGGCCCCGTAGACGTCGGGCTCGCGCGAGCCGAGCCGGCCGAGGTTGGGGCCGTTCAGCACGAAGACCCTGCGGGTCACGCGGAGACCTCCCCGTAGGCGGCGAGCAGCACGGCGGGGTCGGGGCCCTCCAGGACGGTGGGCTTGCCGAGGCCGTCCAGGACGATGAAGCGCAGCAGGTCGCCGCGCGACTTCTTGTCGACCTTCATGTTCTCCAGCAGCTTGGGCCACTGGTCGCCGCGGTAGGCCAGCGGCAGGCCCACCGACTCCAGGACGGCGCGGTGCCGGTCGGCGGTGGCGTCGTCGAGACGTCCGGCGAGCCGGCCCAGCTCGGCGGCGAAGACCATCCCGATGGAGACGGCCGCGCCGTGGCGCCACTTGTAGCGCTCGTTCTTCTCGATGGCGTGGCCGAGGGTGTGGCCGTAGTTGAGGATCTCGCGGAGGCCGGACTCCTTGAGGTCGCTGGAGACGACCTCGGCCTTGACCCGGATGGAACGCTCGATCAGCTCGGCGGTGTGGGGACCGGACGGCGTCCGGGCGGCTTCGGGGTCCGCCTCGATCAGATCGAGGATGACCGGGTCGGCGATGAAACCGGCCTTGATGATCTCGGCCAGGCCGGAGACGTAGTCGTGGACCGGCAGCGACTCCAGGGCGGCCAGGTCGCACAGGACCCCGGCGGGCGGGTGGAAGGCTCCGACGAGGTTCTTCCCCTCGGCGGTGTTGATGCCGGTCTTGCCGCCGACGGCCGCGTCCACCATGCCGAGCACGGTGGTCGGGACGGCGATCCAGCGGACCCCGCGCAGCCAGCTCGCCGCGACGAACCCGGCGACGTCCGTGGTGGCGCCGCCGCCGATGCCGACGACGACGTCGGTACGGGTGAAGCCGGTCTGCCCGAGCGCCTTCCAGCAGTAGGCGGCGACCTCGACGGTCTTGGCCTCCTCCGCGTTGGGCAGCTGGACGGCGATGGCCTCGTACCCCTGGTCGGCGAGGTCCTGACGGACCGCCTCACCGGTCTCGGCCAGCGCCTCGGGGTGCAGCACGGCGACCCGCCGGGCCCGGTCGCCGATCAGCTGGGGCAGTTCCCCGAGGAGCTGGTGGCCGACGAGGATCTCGTACGGGTCCGAGCCCGCCGAGTCCGCTACCTGGATGCGGGTGGGTCCCTGCTGCGTCATGCCGGTGCTCTCCACGCCGGGGGCGGCTGCGCCCTCCGGCAGTTCCAGTGCGTCGATGATCGCCCGGGCGACCTCTTCGGGGGTGTGCTCGTCGGTGGCGACGACGGTACGGGCGACCTCTTCGTACAGATGACGGCGGGCGTCCATCAGCTCGCGCCACTGCCGCCGCGGGTTGACCGCGAGCAGCGGGCGGGCCGTGTTCAGCCCGACGCGCCGCACGGCCTCCTCCACGTCC
Proteins encoded in this window:
- the aroB gene encoding 3-dehydroquinate synthase, whose protein sequence is MSGPLVVLVGPMGVGKSTVGELLAARLGTTYRDTDADVVTEAGKPIAEIFYDEGEEHFRALERRAVAAAVAEHTGVLSLGGGAVLDAETRELVAGLPVVYLSMDVEEAVRRVGLNTARPLLAVNPRRQWRELMDARRHLYEEVARTVVATDEHTPEEVARAIIDALELPEGAAAPGVESTGMTQQGPTRIQVADSAGSDPYEILVGHQLLGELPQLIGDRARRVAVLHPEALAETGEAVRQDLADQGYEAIAVQLPNAEEAKTVEVAAYCWKALGQTGFTRTDVVVGIGGGATTDVAGFVAASWLRGVRWIAVPTTVLGMVDAAVGGKTGINTAEGKNLVGAFHPPAGVLCDLAALESLPVHDYVSGLAEIIKAGFIADPVILDLIEADPEAARTPSGPHTAELIERSIRVKAEVVSSDLKESGLREILNYGHTLGHAIEKNERYKWRHGAAVSIGMVFAAELGRLAGRLDDATADRHRAVLESVGLPLAYRGDQWPKLLENMKVDKKSRGDLLRFIVLDGLGKPTVLEGPDPAVLLAAYGEVSA
- a CDS encoding type II 3-dehydroquinate dehydratase, producing MTRRVFVLNGPNLGRLGSREPDVYGATSYAGLVETCTVLGKELGFDVEVRETNDEGELIRWLHEAADGSIPVVLNPGAFTHYSYGMRDAAAQRTAPLIEVHISNPYTREEFRHTSVVAAVATGTVAGFGIGSYRLALRALADELTG